In the genome of Streptomyces sp. NBC_00259, the window GTGAAGAAGGCCCGGCTGATCTTCTGCACCCCGGATCCCGCGCTGCTCGGATCCGCCCCCGCCGGCGATCCCTGGCCGCGCCGCTACGACCTGCCCACCGACATCGGGGTGATGTCGGGACGGCCGGTGACCAACCACGCGGGCATCTTCTGCGCCGAGCACCTCGACATCGGCACCCGCTTCCTCCTCCAGCACCTTCCGCACCGCCGCGGCCCGCTCCGGGTCGTGGACCTGGGCTGCGGAAACGGTGTGGTCGGTACGGCGATGGCGGTCGCGAACCCGGACGCCGAGGTGGTGTTCACGGACGAGTCGTTCCAGGCCGTCGCCTCCGCCGAGGCGACGTTCCGGGAGAACGCGGGACCGGCGGCCAAGGCCGGATTCCTGGTCGGTGACGCGCTGTCGGGAGTGGAGCGCGAGTCGGTGGACCTCGTCCTGAACAATCCGCCGTTCCACACCCATCGCGCCCTGACCGACAGCACGTCCTGGCGCATGTTCAGCGGCTCGCGCAGAGCACTGCGCCCCGGAGGTGAGCTGTGGGTGATCGGCAACCGGCACCTCGGCTACCACGTCAAGCTGCGGCGGCTCTTCGGCAACTGCGAGACCGTGGCGAGCAACCCGAAGTTCGTGGTCCTGCGCGCGGTGAAGCGGCGCTGAGCACCCACGGCGAAGGGCCCGGTCCGGCGATCGACGAGCGATCCTTCGAACCGGGCCCCTGGGCCGGGCCGTGGCAGGGCTGGCTCAGTGGTTCTCAGTGGTTGTTGACGCCGTTGCCGGACAGCACCGGGATGTCGTCCAGGACGTGCGACAGCGGCTCGTCGCCCTTGGCCTGGGTCGAGTTCTCCGCGCACTGCTGGCTCTGCGGGTTCGACAGCACGTTGACGTCCTGGACGGCCACCGGCACGAGGCCGACGAGCGAGCCGGCGTTGGCCTTGGCGGGCACACCGACGCAGAGCTTGTTCAGCGAGCCCTGAACCGCGCTGAGCTGCGGGCTCTGGTTGCCGTACGTGGCCGAGTTGCCGAAGACCTGAGAGGCGTCGTTGCCGCTCAGCGACGTGGTGCCGGCGTCGTCACCGATGGCGAGTGCCTGCGGGGCGGCAGTCAGCGAGACTCCGGCCACAGACGCGGTCACGGCCGCGGCTGCCCACAGCTTCTTCATGATGATTCCCTTCAGGGCTTCTTCAGGACGCGCACTCCACCGATGAAGTGACGCAATGATCAACAGCGCCGTCCGGGTGGCGGTTGCGGCCTGTAACCCGAACAGCGGAGCGCGGAACGGCGCCGGACGGAGCGGTTCGGTTCTTTTGCACCCAGAACAGGAGCGGTACGGGATATTGGGGGCATGGCGGAGCACAAGGGCCGTTGGGAACGGCAGGGGCTGATTCCGGCGAGCCGTAGAGAACCGGAGAGCCCCACGGCGCCGGCGGATCGTGGGAGGCCGGCGCCCAGGCCGTTCGCGGACCGTTCGGCGGAGCCCATCTACGCGTCTCTCATGACCAGTTGGTACGCCCAGGGCAGAACCCTCCCCGGCGTCCAGGACCGGGAATGGGCCGCGCTCGTCTCCTGGTCCTGGCCGCGCTGGTGAGGCGCCGCGCCCCATGACCGCACGAGGCCGGACAGCACGAGGCCGGACAGCACGAGGCCGGGCCGCCGCGGCGTACCGCGACGGCCCGGCCCTGGACTGCGCGAGAGCGGTCAGCCGTTGCCCTGGCCGTTGCCGGACAGCACCGGGATGTCGTTCAGGATGTGCGACAGGGACTCGTCGCCCTTGGCCTGGGTCGAGTTCTCCGTGCACTGCTGGTTCTGCGGGTTCGACAGGACGTTGACGTCCTGGACGGCCACCGGCACGAGGCCGACGAGCGAGCCGGCGTTGGCCTTGGCGGGCAGGCCGATGCAGGGCTTGTTCAGCGAGCCCTGGATGAGCGCCATCTGCGGGCTCTGGTTGCCGTACGTGGCCGAGTTGCCGAACACCTGCGAGGCGCCGACGCCGCTGGCCGAGGTGGTACCCGTGTCGTTGCCGATGGCCAGGGCCTGCGGTGCCGCCGCGGCCGAGACGCCGACGACGGACGCGGTGACGGCGACGGCCGCCATAGCCTTCTTGATCACGACTGATCCCTTTCTGGGGGTTCTGAGAGGGGACTGAGAGCCCGACCGAGAGCCCGTTCCCGAAGCCTCCTGACCAACTCCGGGCCCCGGACTTGGTTCTTCCGCTTCACTCCAAAGGGCTGTCCGCAACGCCCGCCCGGAGCGTGCGGAAATGATTCGCCGATCCGGTCGAGCCCATGTCGCGCAGGCGGCGCCATGAGGGCTGTTCGGGTGAAGTCCCGAAACCAAACGGCTGCCGTTCAGTTTGAGTCGGTGCGCAGACGAGCTCGTGTGTTCCTGCAGAAAGGCAATCAAGTGATGATCAAGAAGGTTATGGCTGCAGCTGCGGTCACGGCCTCCGTAATCGGTGTCTCGGCCGCCGCAGCGCCCCAGGCCCTCGCGATCGGTGACGACACCGGCACCACGTCCGCCAGCGGCGTCGGCGCCTCGCAGGTGTTCGGGAACTCCGCCACCTACGGAAACCAGAGCCCGCAGCTCGCCCTGGTCCAGGGTTCGCTGAACAAGCCCTGTGTCGGTCTGCCCGCCAAGGTCAACGCGGGTTCGCTGGTCGGCCTCGTGCCGGTGGGTGTCCAGGACGTCAACGTCCTGTCGAACCCGCAGAACCAGCAGTGCACGGAGAACTCGACCCAGGCCAAGGGCGACGAGCCGCTGTCGCACATTCTGTCCGACATCCCGGTGCTGTCCGGGAACGGCGAGGGCAACGGCTGAGGTCATCTCCACCCCCAATACCGGGAATTGCCGGACGGGCATCCGAGTGAATGCGCGGAGTCTGTATAGCCTGACGGTTTCTTCGGCGGGCACTCTTCGTTGTCAAGGCGTCAGTGGTATTGCCCCGTGCATTACCACGGCGCCGAGATGACCGCCAAACAGAAGGAACCCGAAATGAAGTTGAGGAAGACCACGACGGTGCTGGCGGGGCTGGTGTTGGCCATGGGCATGGCCGCTCCCGCCTTTGCGGACTCCGGTGCGACCGGTGTCGCAACCGGTTCGCCGGGAGTGCTGTCCGGGAACGTCATTCAGATTCCCGTACACATTCCGGTCAATGCGTGCGGCAACTCCGTCAACCTCCTCGCCCTGCTGAACCCTGCGTTCGGCAACACCTGTGTGAACGGCTGACGATCAGCCCTCGCACGCAGCCCTGAAGGGTCGTTTTCCGCCGGTCCTGGGGTGTGCCGCCCGGTGCACCCCAGGACCGGCTCGCGAAGCGGAAGCGGGAAAGAAATAAGATGCGACAGGTCATGACCAAGGGAATTCTGACGGCCGCTGCGGCCACCGGCATTCTTTCCTTGACAAGTGTGTACGCCAGCGCTGACTCCAGCGCCGACGCGGAGGCCGCGAACTCGCCCGGCGTGCTGTCGGGTAACAACGTCCAGGTACCCGTGGACGTGCCGGTCAACCTCTGCGGCAACACCGTCAACGTCGTCGGTCTGCTGAACCCGGCCGGCGGCAACGCCTGCGCCAACGGCGGGGGCGACGCGGCGGGAGGAGGGTCCGGCGCGAGCGCCGAGAGCTCCGTCACGGACTCGCCGGGTGTGGCGTCCGGCAACAGCGTCCAGGTCCCGGTCAGCGTCCCGGTCAACGCCTGCGGGAACACCGTCGACGTCGTCGGTCTGCTGAACCCGGCAGGCGGCAACGCCTGCGCCAACGGCGCGGTCGAGCCTCCGGTGACGCCGAACACCCCGGACACGCCCGACACCCCGGACACGCCTGACACCCCGGTCACTCCGAACACGCCGGAGACGCCCGACACCCCGGACACTCCGAACGTCCCCGAGGTGCCGGAGATCCCCGACCTGCCGGAGCTTCCCGAGGTGCCCGAGGTCCTGGTGCCCGTCGTGGACACCCCGGACGACGGCCAGATCGTCGACACGACCGGTACGTCCGGTCAGCTGGCGCAGACCGGCGGCGACGCCGGCATGCTGGCCACCGGTGCCGCCGCGGTCGCGCTGCTGGCCGGTGGCGCGCTGCTGTACCGGCGCGGGGCGGCTGCCGCGCGGCGCTGAGTGACCGCGATCCCCGCCTGATTCCCGGCCGGGAGAGTCCTCTCATCGGACTCTCCCGGCCGGTGCGTCGTGTACGGCCGCGCTCGTACGCGCGAGCTCGTCAGCGGGTCCTCGTACCGGGTCCTCCTGCGTGGGTCCTCGTACGCCCACCGGGCGCACCGCGCTCAGCCGCCGACGGGACTCCCGCTGCGGGACCGTACGGCCGTCACGTCGCGGTACACGTCCGCGACCGCGCCCGCGGTGTGCCGCACGTCATGCGCGCACAGGACGTGCTGATGGCCCTGGTGGCCCAGCGTGGTCCGCAGCGGGGCGTTGAGCAGCAGGTCTCCGACGGCCGTGGCCAGCGCGTAGGGATCCTGAGAAGGCGTCAGGCAGAAGAGCGCGTGCCCCGGGGGCAGGCTCTCCCTGGCCCCGTCGACATCGGTGACGACGACGGCACGGCCGCAGGCCATGGCCTCGAGCGGCGCCAGTGCCATGCTCTCCCGGCGGGACGGGAGGACCACGAGGTCGGCCGCCCGGTACCAGGGCGCCACGTCCGCCTCGGCGCCCGCGAACCGTACGGACGCGGGCGCCTCCACGCGCAGGGCCTCGGCCCCGGGTCCGTCGCCGACCAGGACGAGACAGGCGTTGGGCAGTCGGCGCAGGACGTGCTCCCAGGCCGCGAGCAGCACGTCCTGGCCCTTGCGCCGGCACAGCCGTCCCACGCACACCACGAGGGGCGCGGACTCGGGCAGATCGGCGACCAGGGGCGGCAGGGCACGCGGCCGGTCCTCCGGGGCGGGCCGGAACCGCTCGGTGTCCACGCCGTTGGGGACGACGGTCCACCGGGCGTCGATGCCCGCCCGTGCGCCGGCGTGCTGCTCCGCCTCACTGACACAGACGATCCGGTCCGTCCAGCGTGCGCCGTAGCGCTCCCAGTGGCGTGCGAGCCGGGCGCCGATGCCGTCGGCCGCCTCGAAGGCCCAGGCGTGCGGCTGGAACACGGTGGGGATCCGGCCGCGCACGGCGAGACGGGCGGCCAGTCCGGCCTTGGCGCCGTGCGCGTGAACGACCCGCGGGCGTACCCGTTCCAGGATCCCCGCGAGTTGCCCCACCTGCGGGAGCAGCAGCGGCCCGGCCGCCCGCCCGGCCCGCCACCGGTGCACGTCGGCGCCGAGCGCGCGTGCGGTGTCCCCGAGGACCCCGCCGCCGGGGCAGGCCACGGCCACCCGGAGTCCGGTGCGCACCTGGTCGGTCACCAGATCCGTGACGATCCGGGCCACCCCGCCGTCGACGGGCTGCACGACATGGAGCACTTCCGGAAAGGATTTCGGACCGTCGCGCATCGGGAATCGATCCGGCTGCTGCCGGAACTCAGCATGCTGCGCAGATCGTCGATTCCGGTTCATATCCAAGGGTATTCACATGAGCGGGCCGGTGAGCAGTTTGCTTCGTGTGCTCTTTGCCTGTGCGGGACGCGAGGCGACTCTAGCCCCTTTTTCTTTCCGGAACCGCACGGGAAGTCAGAGGCCGGATTAATCCTTTTGGCGCGCATCCGTGTCCGGAGTTCCCATGTCGTCGTTGATGGTTGCGCCTCATCGGTTACCCGGAAGGAAGAATGATGAAGCGAATCGCCAAGTCGGTCATGTTCGTGGGCACGGGTGCCGCCCTGATGATGGGCGGCGCGGGCGCGGCCGTGGCCGACAGCGGGGCCAACGGTGCCGCCACGGAGTCGCCCGGTGTCGGGTCCGGCAACGTGGTCCAGGTTCCGGTCCACGTCCCGGTCAACGTCTGCGGCAACACCGTCGACGTCGTCGCCCTGCTGAACCCCGCGTTCGGCAACGCCTGCGCCA includes:
- a CDS encoding methyltransferase; translation: MNIFTTSWGDLGLTRFPEDPRDQLRAWDASDEYLLRHLEGEAVAGTVVVLGDRWGALVTALAAEHRPAQISDSYLTQQATRANLARNRTPAEAAGVRLLSTQDTPPDRIDVLLVRVPKNLALLEDQLRRLAPRLTADTLVVGTGMVTEIHTSTLKLFERIVGPTRTSLAVKKARLIFCTPDPALLGSAPAGDPWPRRYDLPTDIGVMSGRPVTNHAGIFCAEHLDIGTRFLLQHLPHRRGPLRVVDLGCGNGVVGTAMAVANPDAEVVFTDESFQAVASAEATFRENAGPAAKAGFLVGDALSGVERESVDLVLNNPPFHTHRALTDSTSWRMFSGSRRALRPGGELWVIGNRHLGYHVKLRRLFGNCETVASNPKFVVLRAVKRR
- a CDS encoding rodlin; the encoded protein is MKKLWAAAAVTASVAGVSLTAAPQALAIGDDAGTTSLSGNDASQVFGNSATYGNQSPQLSAVQGSLNKLCVGVPAKANAGSLVGLVPVAVQDVNVLSNPQSQQCAENSTQAKGDEPLSHVLDDIPVLSGNGVNNH
- a CDS encoding rodlin encodes the protein MIKKAMAAVAVTASVVGVSAAAAPQALAIGNDTGTTSASGVGASQVFGNSATYGNQSPQMALIQGSLNKPCIGLPAKANAGSLVGLVPVAVQDVNVLSNPQNQQCTENSTQAKGDESLSHILNDIPVLSGNGQGNG
- a CDS encoding rodlin, with translation MIKKVMAAAAVTASVIGVSAAAAPQALAIGDDTGTTSASGVGASQVFGNSATYGNQSPQLALVQGSLNKPCVGLPAKVNAGSLVGLVPVGVQDVNVLSNPQNQQCTENSTQAKGDEPLSHILSDIPVLSGNGEGNG
- a CDS encoding chaplin, with amino-acid sequence MKLRKTTTVLAGLVLAMGMAAPAFADSGATGVATGSPGVLSGNVIQIPVHIPVNACGNSVNLLALLNPAFGNTCVNG
- a CDS encoding chaplin, yielding MRQVMTKGILTAAAATGILSLTSVYASADSSADAEAANSPGVLSGNNVQVPVDVPVNLCGNTVNVVGLLNPAGGNACANGGGDAAGGGSGASAESSVTDSPGVASGNSVQVPVSVPVNACGNTVDVVGLLNPAGGNACANGAVEPPVTPNTPDTPDTPDTPDTPVTPNTPETPDTPDTPNVPEVPEIPDLPELPEVPEVLVPVVDTPDDGQIVDTTGTSGQLAQTGGDAGMLATGAAAVALLAGGALLYRRGAAAARR
- a CDS encoding glycosyltransferase, which gives rise to MRDGPKSFPEVLHVVQPVDGGVARIVTDLVTDQVRTGLRVAVACPGGGVLGDTARALGADVHRWRAGRAAGPLLLPQVGQLAGILERVRPRVVHAHGAKAGLAARLAVRGRIPTVFQPHAWAFEAADGIGARLARHWERYGARWTDRIVCVSEAEQHAGARAGIDARWTVVPNGVDTERFRPAPEDRPRALPPLVADLPESAPLVVCVGRLCRRKGQDVLLAAWEHVLRRLPNACLVLVGDGPGAEALRVEAPASVRFAGAEADVAPWYRAADLVVLPSRRESMALAPLEAMACGRAVVVTDVDGARESLPPGHALFCLTPSQDPYALATAVGDLLLNAPLRTTLGHQGHQHVLCAHDVRHTAGAVADVYRDVTAVRSRSGSPVGG
- a CDS encoding chaplin, producing MKRIAKSVMFVGTGAALMMGGAGAAVADSGANGAATESPGVGSGNVVQVPVHVPVNVCGNTVDVVALLNPAFGNACAND